One genomic region from Leptospira montravelensis encodes:
- the fliM gene encoding flagellar motor switch protein FliM encodes MTEILSQDEIDALLNAISSGEVSEDEYSSVGEQKKVKIYDFKRPDKFSKDQIRTLQMMHETFARLATTGLSAQLRALVVVHVASVDQLTYEEFIRSIPNPTTLAVINMDPLRGSAILEIDPSISFTIIDRLFGGKGESSKVNRELSDIELSVMEGIIVRILGNLRESWSTVIDLRPRLGNIETNPQFAQVVPPNDMVVLITLETKVGEVEGMTNLCIPYITIEPIINKLSAQYWYSSIRKGEVDENRAVIQERLDQVKIPLISEVGSVDISLNDLMNLHVGDVIKLENTPIKTDLMVKVGDRSKFKATPGRVGNRLAIQIGDSIEDIPDELLGSTRSEQEY; translated from the coding sequence ATGACGGAAATCCTTTCCCAAGACGAAATTGATGCCCTGTTAAACGCCATCTCCTCGGGCGAAGTTTCCGAGGATGAATATTCATCGGTGGGGGAACAGAAGAAAGTCAAAATCTACGACTTCAAACGTCCGGATAAATTTTCAAAAGACCAAATTCGTACACTACAGATGATGCACGAGACCTTTGCTCGTTTGGCGACCACTGGACTTTCTGCGCAGTTACGAGCCCTTGTTGTGGTGCACGTGGCATCAGTAGACCAGTTAACTTACGAAGAATTCATTCGTTCCATCCCGAACCCAACCACACTTGCGGTGATCAATATGGACCCTCTTCGCGGGTCTGCGATTTTAGAAATTGACCCTTCGATTTCCTTCACTATCATCGATCGTCTGTTTGGTGGTAAAGGGGAATCATCTAAGGTCAACCGAGAACTTTCGGATATCGAGTTATCGGTAATGGAAGGGATCATTGTAAGGATTCTTGGAAACTTACGTGAGTCTTGGTCAACGGTAATTGACCTACGTCCAAGACTTGGTAACATTGAAACAAACCCGCAGTTTGCTCAAGTTGTTCCTCCCAATGACATGGTGGTATTGATTACCCTCGAAACGAAAGTGGGAGAAGTGGAAGGGATGACAAACCTTTGTATTCCTTACATCACCATTGAACCAATTATTAATAAACTTTCAGCGCAGTACTGGTATTCCTCAATTCGTAAAGGGGAAGTGGATGAAAACCGAGCCGTCATCCAAGAACGTCTCGACCAGGTCAAAATCCCTCTCATTTCCGAAGTGGGAAGTGTAGATATTTCCTTGAATGACCTCATGAATCTACATGTGGGTGATGTGATCAAACTGGAAAACACACCGATTAAAACCGACCTTATGGTAAAGGTAGGGGATCGTAGTAAGTTCAAAGCCACGCCAGGCCGAGTAGGGAACCGTCTTGCCATCCAAATAGGAGATAGCATTGAGGACATTCCAGACGAACTTCTCGGATCCACGAGATCGGAACAAGAATACTGA